In one Streptomyces sp. T12 genomic region, the following are encoded:
- a CDS encoding DUF3037 domain-containing protein, with product MSERTLGTRSRTQDVFEYALLRVVPRIERGECLNAGVLVYCRARSFVAARTHLDESRLRALDPAADVAGARAALRAVEGVCAGGDAAGQAGADDAGRRFRWLIAPRSTVVQPGPVHTGLTSDPAAEAERLLDLLVK from the coding sequence GTGAGCGAGCGCACCCTGGGGACCCGTTCCCGCACGCAGGACGTCTTCGAGTACGCGCTGCTGCGGGTCGTCCCGCGCATCGAACGCGGAGAGTGCCTCAACGCGGGCGTGCTCGTGTACTGCCGCGCCCGGTCCTTCGTCGCCGCCCGGACCCACCTGGACGAGAGCAGACTGCGGGCGCTGGATCCCGCTGCCGACGTCGCCGGGGCGCGGGCCGCACTCCGCGCCGTCGAGGGCGTCTGCGCGGGCGGCGACGCGGCGGGGCAGGCCGGGGCCGACGATGCCGGGCGGCGCTTTCGCTGGCTGATCGCGCCGCGCTCGACGGTCGTCCAGCCGGGGCCCGTGCACACCGGGCTCACGTCCGATCCGGCGGCCGAGGCGGAGCGGCTGCTCGATCTGTTGGTGAAGTGA
- a CDS encoding uracil-DNA glycosylase: MTDIAMLPESWRGVLGDELQQPYFKELTEFVEEERAKGPVHPPREEVFAALDATPYEQVKVLILGQDPYHGEGQGHGLCFSVRPGVKTPPSLRNIYKEMKEELGLPVPDNGYLMPWAQQGVLLLNAVLTVRGGEANSHKGKGWEKFTDAVIRAVAHRPDPAVFVLWGNYAQKKLPLIDETRHVVVKGAHPSPLSAKKFFGSHPFTQINEAVARQGHEPIDWRIPDLG, translated from the coding sequence GTGACCGACATCGCCATGCTGCCCGAGTCCTGGCGCGGGGTTCTGGGTGACGAGCTTCAGCAGCCCTACTTCAAGGAGCTGACGGAGTTCGTCGAGGAGGAGCGGGCGAAGGGCCCCGTCCACCCGCCGCGCGAGGAGGTCTTCGCCGCGCTGGATGCCACGCCGTACGAGCAGGTGAAGGTCCTGATCCTCGGTCAGGACCCGTATCACGGCGAGGGCCAGGGACACGGCCTGTGCTTCTCGGTCCGCCCCGGAGTCAAGACGCCGCCGTCGCTGCGCAACATCTACAAGGAGATGAAGGAGGAGCTCGGCCTCCCCGTCCCCGACAACGGCTATCTGATGCCCTGGGCCCAGCAGGGCGTCCTGCTGCTCAACGCCGTGCTCACTGTGCGCGGCGGTGAGGCGAACTCGCACAAGGGCAAGGGCTGGGAGAAGTTCACCGACGCGGTGATCCGTGCCGTGGCCCACCGGCCCGACCCGGCGGTGTTCGTGCTGTGGGGCAACTACGCGCAGAAGAAGCTCCCGCTCATCGACGAGACGCGGCATGTCGTGGTCAAGGGAGCGCACCCCTCGCCGCTGTCGGCGAAGAAGTTCTTCGGGTCCCACCCGTTCACGCAGATCAACGAGGCGGTGGCCCGGCAGGGGCACGAGCCGATCGACTGGCGGATCCCTGACCTGGGCTGA
- a CDS encoding SDR family oxidoreductase — translation MTALPELSGKVALITGASRGIGYGVAEALVARGDRVVITGRGEDALKEAVEQLGAERAIYVAGKAHDEAHQAAAVERAMEAFGRVDYLVNNAGTNPVFGPLADLDLGVARKVFETNVISALGFAQKTWHAWQKDNGGAIVNIASVAGIAPSPFIAAYGVSKAAMINLTQQMAHEFAPKVRVNAIAPAVVKTKFAQALYEGREAEAAAAYPLGRLGVPSDIGGAAAFLTSDQSDWVTGQTLVVDGGIFLNAGVG, via the coding sequence ATGACTGCACTGCCTGAACTCTCCGGCAAGGTCGCCCTCATCACGGGCGCCAGCCGCGGCATCGGCTACGGCGTCGCCGAGGCGCTCGTCGCCCGCGGCGACCGCGTCGTCATCACCGGCCGGGGCGAGGACGCCCTCAAGGAGGCCGTCGAGCAGCTCGGCGCCGAGCGCGCGATCTACGTGGCCGGCAAGGCGCACGACGAGGCCCACCAGGCCGCCGCCGTCGAGCGCGCCATGGAGGCCTTCGGCCGGGTCGACTACCTGGTCAACAATGCCGGCACGAACCCCGTGTTCGGGCCGCTCGCCGACCTCGACCTGGGCGTCGCGCGCAAGGTCTTCGAGACCAACGTGATCTCGGCGCTGGGCTTCGCCCAGAAGACCTGGCACGCCTGGCAGAAGGACAACGGCGGCGCGATCGTCAACATCGCCTCCGTCGCGGGCATCGCGCCCTCGCCGTTCATCGCCGCCTACGGCGTCAGCAAGGCCGCGATGATCAACCTCACCCAGCAGATGGCGCACGAGTTCGCGCCCAAGGTGCGGGTCAACGCGATCGCCCCGGCCGTGGTGAAGACCAAGTTCGCCCAGGCCCTGTACGAGGGCCGCGAGGCCGAGGCCGCCGCTGCCTACCCGCTGGGCCGGCTCGGCGTGCCCTCCGACATCGGCGGCGCCGCCGCGTTCCTCACCTCGGACCAGTCCGACTGGGTCACGGGCCAGACGCTCGTCGTCGACGGCGGCATCTTCCTCAACGCCGGCGTCGGCTGA
- a CDS encoding DinB family protein, translated as MTIERNEPATTADERTMLEGWLDYHRQTLAWKCEGLTDTQLKAASVEPSELTLLGLVRHMAEVERFWFHEILLDDDLGVLYCSEEDRDGDFHFTEADTWEEAHTTWQTEIDNARRNAAAFGLDDLSKGRSRRGEQFNLRWIITHMIEEYARHNGHADLIRERLDGATGD; from the coding sequence ATGACCATCGAACGCAATGAGCCCGCCACCACCGCCGACGAGCGCACCATGCTGGAGGGCTGGCTGGACTACCACCGGCAGACCCTCGCCTGGAAGTGCGAAGGCCTGACCGACACCCAGCTCAAAGCCGCCTCCGTGGAGCCGTCCGAACTGACCCTGCTGGGGCTGGTGCGGCACATGGCGGAGGTGGAGCGGTTCTGGTTCCACGAGATCCTTCTGGACGACGACCTCGGGGTGCTCTACTGCAGCGAAGAGGACCGGGACGGCGACTTCCACTTCACCGAGGCCGACACCTGGGAAGAGGCGCACACCACCTGGCAGACCGAGATCGACAACGCCCGTCGCAACGCGGCCGCCTTCGGCCTGGACGACCTCTCCAAGGGCCGGAGCCGGAGGGGGGAACAGTTCAACCTGCGCTGGATCATCACCCACATGATCGAGGAGTACGCCCGCCACAACGGCCACGCCGACCTGATCCGCGAGCGCCTCGACGGCGCCACCGGCGACTGA
- a CDS encoding FAD-dependent monooxygenase translates to MAQSPRAIVIGGGIGGLTAAAALHRGGWDVTVLERAPSLEPVGAAISLAPNSLRALDVIGLGDEIRDLAAWQGDGGLRTPSGRWLSRADADAVAERFGGPLVLLHRATLINSLASRLPSGAVRTGVAATLADPGDADRPARVSTPDGDLEADLVVAADGIKSAVRRALFPGHSGTVYSGFTTWRVVIPLPGVEFASHETWGRGRIWGSHPLKDGRVYAYAAAITPAAERAPDGEKAELLRRYGDWHDPIPAILAAARPEDVLRHDVHHIAEPLPAYHHGRVALVGDAAHAMPPTLGQGGNQAIEDAVVLAYHSKGLAAYTAARLPRTTAIARKAVKAARLNLATGRAGIAVRNTVIATLSKAAPLLFLKGFEAIADWRPPQAPYAAGKTPAGNHQRRTPREGRLHRTR, encoded by the coding sequence ATGGCACAGTCACCCCGCGCCATCGTGATCGGCGGCGGCATCGGAGGCCTGACCGCGGCGGCCGCACTGCACCGAGGCGGCTGGGACGTCACCGTGCTGGAGCGGGCGCCGTCCCTGGAGCCGGTCGGCGCGGCCATATCCCTCGCGCCCAACTCCCTGCGCGCGCTGGACGTCATCGGGCTCGGCGACGAGATCCGCGACCTGGCCGCCTGGCAGGGCGACGGGGGACTGCGCACCCCGTCCGGGCGCTGGCTCTCCCGCGCGGACGCAGACGCCGTGGCCGAACGCTTCGGCGGCCCCCTCGTCCTCCTCCATCGGGCCACCCTCATCAACAGCCTCGCCTCGCGACTGCCCTCCGGGGCCGTCCGTACCGGCGTCGCCGCGACCCTCGCCGACCCGGGCGACGCCGACCGTCCGGCGCGGGTGAGCACGCCGGACGGCGACCTGGAGGCCGACCTCGTGGTGGCCGCAGACGGCATCAAGTCCGCCGTACGCCGGGCTCTGTTCCCCGGACACTCAGGGACCGTCTACTCCGGCTTCACCACATGGCGGGTCGTCATCCCCCTGCCCGGCGTGGAGTTCGCCTCGCACGAGACCTGGGGCCGGGGCCGCATCTGGGGCTCGCACCCGCTCAAGGACGGCCGGGTCTACGCGTACGCCGCGGCGATCACGCCCGCCGCGGAGCGCGCGCCCGACGGCGAGAAGGCCGAACTGCTGCGCCGCTACGGCGACTGGCACGACCCGATCCCCGCGATCCTCGCCGCCGCCCGCCCCGAGGACGTCCTGCGTCACGACGTCCACCACATCGCCGAGCCGCTGCCCGCCTACCACCACGGCCGGGTAGCCCTGGTCGGTGACGCCGCGCACGCCATGCCGCCGACGCTGGGGCAGGGCGGCAACCAGGCCATCGAGGACGCGGTGGTCCTCGCGTACCACTCCAAGGGCCTCGCCGCCTACACGGCGGCCCGCCTGCCGCGTACGACCGCCATCGCCCGCAAGGCCGTGAAGGCCGCCCGCCTCAACCTGGCGACCGGCCGCGCCGGGATCGCCGTACGGAACACGGTGATCGCCACGCTGTCCAAGGCCGCGCCCCTGCTGTTCCTGAAGGGCTTCGAGGCCATCGCCGACTGGCGGCCGCCGCAGGCGCCGTATGCTGCCGGGAAGACCCCGGCAGGCAATCACCAGAGGAGAACACCCCGTGAAGGTCGGCTGCATCGGACTCGGTGA
- a CDS encoding Gfo/Idh/MocA family protein translates to MKVGCIGLGDIAQKAYLPVLGVQPGVELHLQTRTPATLARVADSLHLPAEQRHADLDSLLAQDLDAAFVHAATVAHPEIVTRLLEAGVPTYVDKPLAYQLADSERLVALAERRSVSLAVGFNRRYAPGYTQCADHPRELILMQKNRIGLPEEPRSMILDDFIHVVDTLRFLVPGPIDDVTVRARVESGLLHHVVLQLAGDGFTALGVMNRLSGSAEEVLEVSGQDTKRQVLNLAEVVDHKGQPTVRRRGDWVPVARQRGIEQAVLAFLDAVRAGKVLSARDALATHELCERVVRAVQERAA, encoded by the coding sequence GTGAAGGTCGGCTGCATCGGACTCGGTGACATCGCGCAGAAGGCCTATCTGCCGGTGCTCGGCGTCCAGCCCGGGGTCGAACTGCATCTGCAGACCCGTACGCCCGCGACGCTCGCCCGGGTCGCCGACAGCCTCCACCTGCCGGCGGAGCAGCGGCACGCGGACCTCGACTCGCTCCTCGCCCAGGACCTCGACGCCGCCTTCGTGCACGCGGCGACCGTCGCGCACCCGGAGATCGTGACCCGGCTGCTGGAGGCGGGCGTGCCGACGTACGTCGACAAGCCGCTCGCCTACCAACTCGCCGACTCCGAGCGGCTGGTGGCGCTCGCCGAGCGGCGGAGCGTGAGCCTCGCCGTCGGCTTCAACCGGCGTTACGCCCCCGGCTACACGCAGTGCGCCGACCATCCGCGCGAGCTGATCCTGATGCAGAAGAACCGGATCGGGCTGCCGGAAGAGCCGCGCTCGATGATCCTGGACGACTTCATCCACGTCGTGGACACCCTGCGCTTCCTGGTGCCGGGCCCGATCGACGACGTGACCGTGCGCGCCCGCGTCGAGAGCGGTCTGCTGCACCACGTCGTGCTGCAGCTCGCCGGAGACGGCTTCACCGCGCTCGGCGTGATGAACCGGCTCAGCGGTTCGGCCGAGGAGGTCCTGGAGGTCTCCGGGCAGGACACCAAGCGCCAGGTCCTCAACCTCGCCGAGGTCGTCGACCACAAGGGCCAGCCGACCGTGCGGCGACGTGGGGACTGGGTGCCGGTGGCCCGGCAGCGCGGCATCGAGCAGGCGGTGCTGGCCTTCCTCGACGCCGTGCGCGCGGGCAAGGTGCTCAGCGCCCGGGACGCGCTGGCGACCCATGAGCTGTGCGAGCGGGTTGTACGTGCGGTTCAGGAACGGGCCGCCTGA
- a CDS encoding TetR/AcrR family transcriptional regulator: protein MSVRTPGAARADLVADTALALLAERGMRGLTHRAVDEAAGLPQGSTSNLARTRQALLELTVRRLAEREARVLALEEMPDPRGGLDSLVDGLALAAHRSLTRNRELTLARYELALEATRRPELRAYFDATGARFRDQLTALVTAAGSTDPARHVLSLVAWADGLMFSCVAGSFSTETPSPAELRAGLRELLAGMLGR, encoded by the coding sequence ATGTCCGTACGCACCCCGGGCGCCGCACGCGCCGACCTCGTCGCCGACACCGCCCTCGCGCTGCTCGCCGAGCGCGGTATGCGCGGACTCACGCACCGGGCCGTCGACGAGGCGGCCGGGCTGCCGCAGGGCTCCACGTCCAACCTCGCCCGCACCCGACAGGCGCTGCTGGAGCTGACGGTGCGGCGGCTCGCCGAGCGCGAGGCACGCGTGCTCGCACTGGAGGAGATGCCGGACCCGCGGGGCGGCCTCGACTCGCTGGTCGACGGCCTGGCCCTGGCGGCCCACCGCTCCCTGACCCGCAACCGCGAACTGACGCTGGCCCGCTACGAACTGGCCCTCGAAGCGACGCGCCGCCCCGAGCTGCGCGCCTACTTCGACGCCACGGGTGCCCGCTTCCGCGACCAGCTCACCGCCCTGGTGACCGCGGCGGGGTCGACGGACCCGGCCCGGCACGTGCTGTCCCTGGTCGCCTGGGCGGACGGGCTGATGTTCAGCTGCGTGGCCGGATCCTTCAGCACCGAGACGCCGAGCCCGGCGGAGCTACGGGCGGGGCTGCGCGAGCTGCTGGCGGGAATGCTCGGCCGGTGA
- a CDS encoding ABC transporter substrate-binding protein: MFNRIRRLRQVAAIASISSLVAGCGVLSSDSTEDEGAIVVGTTAAPSTLDPAAAWDSSWELFRNIYQTLLSYPSGASAPEPDAAKSCQFTDNSNMKYKCELREGLKFSDGHTLDAQAVKYSIDRIRTINVNGGPAGLLGSLERVQVLNDREVVFHLNKADATFPFVLATPAMSIVDPEDYPADKLREDDTVVGSGPYILDSYEEGQQAELVKYDGYQGYAERKNDAVTIRYFQDSPTMVAALRDKELDVAFRGLAADDIVDIQADDDDHLQLIEGSGTEINYLVFNPKDPMAGKSAVRKAIAQVIDRPAIAHKVYKDTVEPLYSMVPKGLTGHTTGFFDDFGEPSKAKAGKILTQAGITTPVPLELWYTSDRYGSATKAEFQELKSQLEASGLFEVTLKSRPWKSYVTGYQNGEYPVFGRGWFPDFPDADNFIAPFVGKQNALGTPYVTPKITETLLPNSRAQSDRANVVKDFEEAQRILVQDARLLPLWQGRQYVAASAEISGAERALDPSTIMMVGELYRKTSW; encoded by the coding sequence GTGTTCAACCGGATCCGACGCCTGCGGCAGGTGGCGGCCATCGCGTCCATATCGTCCCTGGTGGCAGGGTGCGGTGTCCTCTCGTCCGATTCGACGGAGGACGAGGGGGCGATCGTGGTGGGGACGACCGCCGCCCCCAGCACCCTTGATCCCGCCGCGGCCTGGGACAGCTCCTGGGAGCTGTTCCGCAACATTTACCAGACGCTGCTCAGCTATCCCTCCGGGGCGAGCGCGCCCGAGCCCGACGCCGCCAAGAGTTGCCAGTTCACCGACAACTCGAACATGAAGTACAAGTGCGAGCTGCGCGAGGGCCTGAAGTTCTCCGACGGGCACACCCTCGACGCGCAGGCGGTCAAGTACTCCATCGACCGCATCCGGACGATCAACGTCAACGGCGGCCCCGCCGGTCTGCTGGGCAGCCTCGAACGGGTCCAGGTGCTCAACGACCGAGAGGTCGTCTTCCACCTGAACAAGGCCGACGCGACCTTCCCGTTCGTGCTCGCCACGCCCGCCATGTCGATCGTCGACCCCGAGGACTACCCGGCCGACAAGCTGCGCGAGGACGACACCGTCGTCGGTTCCGGGCCGTACATCCTCGACTCCTACGAAGAGGGCCAGCAGGCCGAGCTCGTCAAGTACGACGGCTACCAGGGGTACGCGGAGCGCAAGAACGATGCGGTGACCATCCGCTACTTCCAGGACTCGCCCACCATGGTCGCCGCGCTGCGCGACAAGGAGCTCGACGTCGCCTTCCGCGGCCTCGCCGCCGACGACATCGTCGACATCCAGGCCGATGACGACGACCATCTCCAGCTGATCGAGGGCTCCGGCACGGAGATCAACTACCTGGTCTTCAACCCGAAGGACCCGATGGCGGGCAAGTCCGCCGTCCGTAAGGCCATCGCCCAGGTCATCGACCGTCCGGCGATCGCCCACAAGGTCTACAAGGACACCGTCGAGCCGCTGTACTCCATGGTCCCCAAGGGCCTGACCGGACACACCACGGGCTTCTTCGACGACTTCGGCGAGCCCAGCAAGGCCAAGGCCGGCAAGATCCTCACCCAGGCGGGCATCACGACCCCCGTCCCGCTTGAGCTCTGGTACACCAGCGACCGCTACGGCTCCGCCACCAAGGCGGAGTTCCAGGAGCTGAAGAGCCAGCTCGAGGCGTCCGGTCTCTTCGAGGTCACCCTCAAGAGCCGCCCCTGGAAGTCGTACGTCACGGGCTACCAGAACGGCGAGTACCCCGTGTTCGGACGCGGCTGGTTCCCCGACTTCCCGGACGCGGACAACTTCATCGCGCCGTTCGTCGGCAAGCAGAACGCGCTCGGTACGCCGTACGTGACGCCCAAGATCACCGAGACCCTGCTGCCCAACTCCCGCGCCCAGAGCGACCGTGCCAACGTGGTCAAGGACTTCGAGGAGGCCCAGCGGATCCTCGTCCAGGACGCGCGACTGCTGCCGCTGTGGCAGGGCCGGCAGTACGTGGCCGCGAGCGCGGAGATCTCGGGCGCCGAGCGGGCCCTCGACCCGTCGACGATCATGATGGTGGGGGAGCTGTACCGCAAGACCAGCTGGTAG
- the lnt gene encoding apolipoprotein N-acyltransferase yields MTISHWLASPWRRSAAAVLAGALPVLAYPEPSLWWLAYVALVPWIALLRCAPTGRRALYDGWWGGFGFMLAMHHWLLPSLHVFTFVIAALLGALWAPWGWLVRRFLAGKPPPGRVAAALAVLPSGWLLIELVRSWQGLGGPWGVLGSSQWEVEPALRLASVGGVWLISFLAVAVNVAVAVLVAVRRCRVPAVAGLLATAVATSAAWVWSPRPDVSDRVRIAVVQPGVIQGAGGPDRRFDREEQLTRELAGQDVDLVVWGESSVGYDLGDRPDFARRLAALSRETGANILVNVDARRSDKPGIYKSSILVGPDGPTGARYDKMRLVPFGEYIPLRSMLGWATSVGKAAAEDRRRGTEQVVMDGGHGLRIGPMVCFESAFSDMSRNLTDDGAQVLIAQSATSTFQQSWAPEQHASLAALRAAETGRPMVHATLTGVSAVYGPSGQRIGSWLGTDASASAVYEVPLAGGVTPYVRFGDWPVRAALLIIAAWGASEGIRTLRPRLRRPVPEPHVQPARTAHGSPARPGR; encoded by the coding sequence ATGACGATCAGCCACTGGCTCGCTTCGCCGTGGCGGCGCTCGGCCGCCGCCGTGCTGGCCGGTGCGCTGCCCGTGCTCGCCTATCCCGAGCCGTCGCTGTGGTGGTTGGCGTATGTCGCCCTGGTCCCGTGGATCGCGCTGCTGCGCTGCGCGCCGACCGGAAGGCGGGCGCTGTACGACGGCTGGTGGGGCGGGTTCGGCTTCATGCTGGCGATGCACCACTGGCTGCTGCCGAGCCTGCATGTGTTCACGTTCGTCATCGCCGCCCTGCTCGGCGCGCTGTGGGCCCCGTGGGGCTGGCTGGTGCGCCGTTTCCTGGCCGGGAAACCGCCCCCGGGCCGGGTCGCCGCTGCTCTTGCCGTCCTGCCGTCGGGCTGGCTGCTGATCGAGCTCGTCCGTTCCTGGCAGGGGCTCGGCGGGCCGTGGGGCGTGCTGGGCTCCAGTCAGTGGGAGGTGGAGCCCGCGCTGCGGCTGGCCTCGGTGGGCGGGGTGTGGCTGATCAGCTTCCTGGCGGTGGCCGTCAATGTCGCGGTCGCCGTGCTGGTGGCGGTGCGCAGGTGCCGGGTGCCCGCGGTGGCCGGGCTCCTCGCCACGGCCGTCGCCACCTCGGCCGCCTGGGTGTGGTCCCCGCGCCCCGATGTCTCGGACCGGGTCCGGATCGCCGTCGTGCAGCCGGGCGTCATCCAGGGCGCGGGCGGCCCCGACCGGCGTTTCGACCGGGAGGAGCAACTCACCCGCGAGCTGGCCGGCCAGGACGTCGACCTGGTCGTCTGGGGCGAGAGCAGCGTCGGCTACGACCTCGGCGACCGGCCCGACTTCGCCCGCCGGCTCGCCGCGCTGTCACGCGAGACGGGGGCGAACATCCTGGTCAACGTGGACGCGCGACGCTCCGACAAGCCCGGCATCTACAAGAGCTCGATCCTCGTGGGCCCGGACGGCCCGACCGGCGCCCGCTACGACAAGATGCGGCTGGTCCCCTTCGGGGAGTACATACCGCTCCGCTCGATGCTGGGCTGGGCCACCTCCGTGGGCAAGGCGGCGGCCGAGGATCGCAGGCGCGGCACCGAGCAGGTCGTGATGGATGGTGGGCACGGGCTGCGGATCGGCCCGATGGTCTGCTTCGAGTCCGCGTTCTCCGACATGAGCCGCAACCTCACCGACGACGGCGCGCAGGTGCTGATCGCCCAGTCGGCGACCTCGACGTTCCAGCAGAGCTGGGCCCCCGAGCAGCACGCCTCGCTCGCCGCGCTGCGCGCCGCCGAGACCGGCCGGCCGATGGTGCACGCGACCCTGACCGGCGTCTCCGCCGTGTACGGCCCCAGCGGGCAGCGCATCGGTTCCTGGCTCGGCACGGACGCGAGCGCGAGTGCGGTCTACGAGGTGCCGCTGGCCGGCGGTGTGACGCCGTACGTCCGCTTCGGCGATTGGCCGGTGCGGGCGGCGCTGCTGATCATCGCCGCCTGGGGCGCGAGCGAGGGCATACGGACCCTGCGGCCGCGGCTCAGGCGGCCCGTTCCTGAACCGCACGTACAACCCGCTCGCACAGCTCATGGGTCGCCAGCGCGTCCCGGGCGCTGA
- the fabG gene encoding 3-oxoacyl-ACP reductase FabG translates to MSTTEQRVAVVTGGARGIGAATAVRLAAEGRAVAVIDLDEGACKDTVEKITAAGGKAIAVGCDVSDEAQVEAAIARIAEELGAPTILVNNAGVLRDNLLFKMSVADWDTVMNVHLRGAFLMSKACQKHMVDAGFGRIVNLSSSSALGNRGQVNYSAAKAGLQGFTKTLAKELGKFGVTANAVAPGFIATEMTKATADRVGMGFEDFKAAAATQIPVARVGEPDDIANAIAFFTGEAAGFVSGQVLYVAGGPLD, encoded by the coding sequence ATGTCCACCACTGAGCAGCGGGTCGCCGTAGTCACCGGCGGAGCGCGCGGCATCGGCGCCGCCACCGCCGTACGACTGGCCGCCGAAGGCCGCGCGGTCGCCGTGATCGACCTCGACGAGGGCGCCTGCAAGGACACCGTGGAGAAGATCACCGCGGCCGGCGGCAAGGCCATCGCGGTCGGCTGCGACGTCTCCGACGAGGCGCAGGTCGAGGCGGCCATCGCGCGGATCGCCGAGGAGCTCGGCGCCCCGACGATCCTGGTCAACAACGCGGGCGTGCTGCGCGACAACCTGCTGTTCAAGATGAGCGTCGCCGACTGGGACACCGTCATGAACGTGCACCTGCGCGGCGCCTTCCTGATGTCCAAGGCCTGTCAGAAGCACATGGTGGACGCGGGCTTCGGCCGCATCGTCAACCTCTCCTCGTCCTCCGCTCTCGGCAACCGCGGCCAGGTCAACTACTCCGCCGCCAAGGCCGGCCTCCAGGGCTTCACCAAGACCCTCGCCAAGGAGCTCGGCAAGTTCGGCGTCACCGCCAACGCCGTCGCCCCCGGCTTCATCGCCACCGAGATGACCAAGGCCACCGCCGACCGCGTCGGCATGGGCTTCGAGGACTTCAAGGCCGCCGCCGCCACTCAGATCCCCGTCGCGCGGGTCGGCGAGCCGGACGACATCGCCAACGCGATCGCCTTCTTCACGGGCGAGGCGGCCGGCTTCGTCTCCGGCCAGGTGCTGTACGTCGCCGGCGGACCGCTCGACTAG
- a CDS encoding nuclear transport factor 2 family protein: MTQRVELATLRDRLAVEELITDYAVAVDDGDWTTYRSLFVPDGRADYRSAGGIEGDAGQVAAWLAESMRVFSMRQHLIVNRRVRFGVLEQDAGDTARVQADYVNPMRFAENGDGFGAPDFVCGGRYAFELLRTYDGWRLREVVVQEKWRRLPDRTAPAVID; encoded by the coding sequence ATGACGCAGCGTGTGGAGCTCGCGACCCTGAGGGACCGGCTCGCGGTCGAGGAACTGATCACCGACTACGCGGTGGCCGTGGACGACGGCGACTGGACGACGTACCGGAGCCTGTTCGTCCCCGACGGACGCGCGGACTACCGCTCGGCCGGCGGCATCGAGGGGGACGCCGGGCAGGTCGCCGCCTGGCTCGCGGAGAGCATGCGGGTCTTCTCGATGCGCCAGCATCTCATCGTCAACCGCCGGGTGCGCTTCGGAGTCCTCGAGCAGGACGCCGGTGACACGGCCCGGGTCCAGGCCGACTACGTCAATCCGATGCGGTTCGCCGAGAACGGCGACGGCTTCGGCGCCCCCGATTTCGTGTGCGGCGGCCGGTACGCCTTCGAGCTGCTGCGGACGTACGACGGCTGGCGTTTGCGCGAGGTGGTCGTGCAGGAGAAGTGGCGCCGCCTGCCCGACCGGACCGCGCCGGCCGTGATCGACTGA
- a CDS encoding HipA family kinase: MLKEVIATRFITPLREGGSLPGLVEADDLGTYVMKFTGAGQGRKTLVAEVVCGELARRLGLRVPRLVTVELDPVLGLGEPDQEVQGLLKSSGGTNLGMDFLSGALGFDPLAFEVSPEDAGRIVWFDALVNNVDRSWRNPNLLMWQGEWWLIDHGATMIWQHNWPGAQASAARPYDASDHALASFAPDVRAAAAELAPLVTEELLAEVTAEIPGVWLADEPGFESADALRKAYAQPLLARAAVIHERIEGIK, from the coding sequence ATGCTCAAGGAAGTCATCGCGACCCGCTTCATCACGCCCTTGCGTGAGGGTGGCTCGCTGCCGGGGCTCGTCGAAGCAGACGATCTCGGGACGTACGTCATGAAGTTCACCGGCGCCGGACAGGGCCGCAAGACGCTGGTCGCCGAGGTGGTCTGCGGTGAACTCGCCCGCAGGCTGGGCCTCAGGGTGCCCCGCCTCGTGACGGTGGAGCTCGACCCGGTCCTGGGGCTCGGCGAACCCGACCAGGAGGTGCAGGGGCTGCTCAAGTCCAGCGGCGGCACCAACCTCGGCATGGACTTCCTCTCCGGCGCGCTCGGCTTCGACCCCCTCGCCTTCGAGGTGAGCCCCGAGGACGCCGGCCGGATCGTCTGGTTCGACGCCCTGGTGAACAACGTCGACCGCTCCTGGCGCAACCCCAACCTGCTGATGTGGCAGGGCGAGTGGTGGCTCATCGACCACGGCGCGACCATGATCTGGCAGCACAACTGGCCCGGGGCCCAGGCTTCGGCGGCGCGCCCGTACGACGCCTCCGACCATGCCCTCGCCTCCTTCGCGCCGGATGTGCGGGCAGCCGCGGCCGAGTTGGCGCCGCTGGTCACCGAGGAACTGCTCGCCGAGGTGACCGCCGAGATCCCCGGCGTGTGGCTGGCGGACGAGCCGGGGTTCGAGTCGGCGGACGCACTGAGGAAGGCGTACGCGCAGCCACTGCTCGCACGGGCCGCCGTCATCCACGAACGCATCGAGGGGATCAAGTGA